A single genomic interval of Lacrimispora sphenoides JCM 1415 harbors:
- a CDS encoding response regulator transcription factor, with amino-acid sequence MLRLMIVDDELIIREALSQMIDYKSIGYELIATAKNGMEAYDIICDDYPDVVITDIRMPILNGLDLIERSIKSDSHITFILLSGYNDFEYAKQAMKYGVRYYLLKPTDKNELIESLVSIRKERLQEEESRKMQQQDFLRSLHFPLEQSFIMEALEHQDSFPAVFRKYQGLLSLPKNCIYACICSFVEESYIKSFICDVKKLLDASKVPLQFSIVYVKNTAVLIFPAFTLAIQERIESAITELRYPGQSVTFVAEFLLRDSSEKLFQEIIQKISRFERILLFSEGGDVHEIRNHIASPWMISRLENSITSAEDVVQAKELLDSVFMDSIPLSTARNLALGLFLQIGPEREKLPVDAACDFFRRLYSCDTVSGIRELLRVVLRKDTACGTHKTGSNIALLKAYIREHLYSENLSLKWLAENYLFVSIGYLSKQFVKEEGMRFSDYLNKERMEEAIRLMTYYQNDNIKHIARQVGFGSNPQYFSQVFKRYTGYPPTEYIEKLKSKH; translated from the coding sequence ATGTTGAGACTGATGATTGTAGATGATGAACTGATTATAAGAGAGGCCCTTTCCCAAATGATCGACTATAAATCCATCGGCTATGAACTCATCGCCACTGCAAAAAATGGAATGGAGGCATACGATATCATCTGTGACGATTATCCGGATGTGGTGATTACGGATATCCGAATGCCTATCTTAAACGGCCTGGACCTTATTGAACGTTCCATAAAATCAGATTCCCATATTACCTTTATTCTTCTTTCCGGGTACAATGATTTTGAATATGCCAAACAGGCCATGAAATACGGGGTTCGCTATTATCTTTTAAAGCCAACCGATAAAAATGAACTGATCGAATCTCTGGTTTCCATAAGGAAGGAACGACTTCAGGAGGAAGAAAGCAGGAAGATGCAGCAGCAGGATTTCTTAAGAAGCCTTCATTTTCCCCTGGAGCAGAGCTTTATTATGGAAGCCCTGGAGCACCAGGATTCCTTTCCGGCCGTATTCCGTAAATACCAGGGCCTTTTATCCCTTCCGAAGAACTGCATTTATGCCTGTATCTGTTCCTTTGTGGAAGAAAGCTATATAAAAAGCTTTATCTGTGACGTTAAAAAGCTTTTAGATGCTTCCAAGGTTCCCCTGCAGTTCTCCATTGTTTATGTAAAAAACACTGCGGTCCTCATATTCCCGGCTTTTACTCTGGCGATACAGGAACGGATCGAAAGTGCCATAACCGAACTTCGGTATCCCGGTCAGTCCGTTACTTTTGTGGCGGAATTCCTTCTCAGGGATTCATCTGAAAAGCTTTTTCAGGAAATCATTCAGAAGATCTCCCGTTTTGAACGGATCCTTCTCTTCAGTGAAGGAGGAGATGTCCACGAAATCAGAAACCATATTGCTTCCCCCTGGATGATCAGCAGGCTTGAGAACTCCATCACCTCTGCCGAGGATGTGGTGCAGGCTAAGGAGCTCCTTGACTCCGTTTTTATGGACTCCATTCCTTTATCTACTGCCAGAAACCTTGCATTAGGATTATTCCTTCAGATAGGGCCGGAACGGGAAAAGCTACCTGTAGACGCTGCCTGTGACTTTTTCCGCCGTCTCTATTCCTGCGATACGGTATCCGGGATCCGGGAACTTCTTCGTGTGGTACTGCGGAAAGACACCGCATGCGGAACTCATAAGACCGGCTCCAACATCGCCCTTTTAAAAGCCTACATCAGAGAACACTTATACTCTGAAAATCTCTCTTTAAAGTGGCTGGCTGAGAATTATCTTTTCGTAAGCATAGGATACTTAAGCAAGCAGTTCGTAAAGGAAGAGGGGATGCGTTTTTCCGATTACTTAAACAAGGAGCGGATGGAGGAAGCCATCCGGCTGATGACCTATTATCAGAATGATAACATAAAGCACATTGCCCGCCAGGTAGGATTCGGCAGCAATCCCCAGTACTTCAGTCAGGTATTCAAGCGGTATACCGGCTACCCGCCGACCGAATATATAGAAAAACTAAAAAGCAAGCATTAA
- a CDS encoding S8 family peptidase produces MKKILDNNYFDLIITNPITSATSDDNITYLNNRHSLLHIPAADVTLCDMVKYPVHTFPGIFTLTSTVSLEQSGVGTVQRNPALALFGKGVIIVVIDTGVEYQHPAFRNSDGSTRILSIWDQTQQEGTPPETFTFGTEYSQETINTALNSDDPLSVVPSTDTNGHGTSIASVIAGTPNLLESFSGIVPQSDLVIVKLKEAKENLKKFYFIPDDALCFQESDLILGFRYSLTISEKYNRPVVTCFAVGSSLGGHDGRGALSGYLNDLALQPSIGISVSAGNEGNSQRHYFNSTQLEPYYNDFELRIGEKDKMFAMEIWSSSLGRLSIDISSPNRESTQQVYPSLGDCRVFNFVFTPTTIYVNNYLFEEETGDQMILVRFQNTTPGVWRIRVRSIENEPLSFHAWLPSNGLISNQTFFLNSSPDTTITSPGNGRRQLTVTAYNQMNNSILGESSRGYTRVGLIKPDIAAPGYQLTCAVPGNRYGSITGTGAAAAHVAGIISMAFEWAIVKEHYKTMNGVDVSRLMMRGAMRASSYTYPNNVWGYGQVNVNNMFMQLTSI; encoded by the coding sequence GTGAAAAAAATTTTGGATAACAATTATTTTGATTTAATTATTACAAATCCAATTACTTCAGCCACCAGCGATGATAACATTACCTATCTGAACAACCGGCATTCCTTACTGCATATCCCGGCTGCCGACGTAACTCTTTGTGATATGGTAAAATATCCAGTCCACACCTTTCCCGGAATATTTACGCTCACATCTACGGTCAGCCTTGAACAGTCCGGCGTAGGAACGGTTCAGCGGAATCCTGCCTTAGCCCTGTTTGGAAAGGGCGTAATCATTGTAGTCATTGATACGGGTGTTGAATACCAGCATCCTGCCTTCCGCAACAGTGACGGCTCGACACGTATTCTCTCCATATGGGACCAGACCCAACAGGAAGGAACCCCTCCTGAGACTTTTACCTTTGGTACGGAATACAGCCAGGAGACAATCAATACCGCATTAAATTCTGATGATCCCCTATCTGTTGTACCATCTACAGATACAAACGGGCACGGAACGTCTATTGCAAGCGTTATTGCCGGCACTCCCAACTTACTGGAATCCTTTAGTGGTATAGTCCCTCAATCTGATCTGGTGATCGTAAAGCTTAAGGAAGCAAAAGAAAATCTAAAAAAATTTTATTTTATACCTGATGATGCTTTATGCTTCCAGGAATCGGATCTTATTCTTGGCTTCCGTTATTCCCTTACCATATCAGAAAAGTATAACCGTCCTGTGGTCACCTGCTTCGCCGTAGGAAGCAGCCTGGGAGGTCATGACGGGAGAGGCGCTCTAAGCGGTTACTTAAATGACCTGGCACTGCAGCCCAGTATCGGCATATCCGTCTCTGCCGGTAACGAGGGAAACAGTCAAAGACATTATTTTAATTCTACCCAATTAGAGCCTTATTACAATGATTTTGAATTAAGAATAGGGGAAAAAGATAAAATGTTTGCTATGGAAATCTGGTCAAGTTCCCTTGGACGGCTTTCCATTGATATTTCCTCACCAAACAGGGAATCCACCCAGCAGGTATATCCTTCCCTCGGCGATTGCAGAGTATTTAACTTTGTATTCACCCCTACTACCATTTATGTCAACAATTATCTTTTTGAAGAGGAAACCGGAGACCAGATGATCCTGGTTCGTTTTCAAAACACCACTCCCGGAGTCTGGCGCATCCGGGTCAGAAGCATTGAAAATGAACCTTTGTCCTTTCATGCCTGGCTCCCTTCAAATGGTCTCATATCCAACCAGACCTTTTTTCTTAATTCCTCTCCGGATACCACCATCACTTCACCCGGAAACGGCAGGCGCCAGCTGACTGTGACTGCCTATAATCAGATGAACAACTCAATTCTTGGTGAATCAAGCAGAGGTTATACAAGAGTTGGCCTTATTAAACCGGATATTGCCGCTCCTGGTTATCAGCTTACCTGTGCGGTTCCTGGAAATAGGTATGGCTCTATTACTGGAACAGGGGCTGCTGCAGCCCACGTGGCCGGCATCATTTCCATGGCCTTTGAGTGGGCCATTGTCAAGGAACATTACAAAACAATGAATGGAGTCGATGTCAGCCGCCTGATGATGAGGGGGGCAATGCGCGCAAGCTCATACACCTATCCAAATAACGTATGGGGATACGGCCAGGTGAATGTGAACAATATGTTCATGCAGCTTACCAGTATTTAA
- a CDS encoding carbohydrate ABC transporter permease, with the protein MKNNQMTPKRKKTFSQVMNTPKVAGYVFILPFIIGFLAFLAVPMIFSLGFSFTRYNILKSPVFIGLENYKAMFTADPKFWKVFGVTMYYVLFSVPLRLLMALLVAMLLVKSTKMSGFYRAVYYLPSIIGSSVAVAILWKRMFASDGVINAILGIFGLPSDIAWLGRADTAIWTLIILAVWQFGSSMLIFLSGLKQIPVSLYEAATVDGANGIQRFFKITIPMLTPTIFFNLINQLINGFMAFTQSYIITQGKPKDSTLFYTVYMYQNSFTYNKLGYGCAMAWFMVFVVGLLTLILFKTQKKWVYYESEG; encoded by the coding sequence ATGAAGAACAATCAAATGACCCCCAAAAGAAAAAAAACATTTTCCCAGGTAATGAATACACCGAAGGTTGCAGGATATGTATTTATCCTGCCCTTCATTATAGGCTTTCTTGCCTTTCTGGCCGTACCAATGATTTTTTCTTTAGGGTTTTCGTTTACCAGATACAATATTTTAAAATCACCGGTTTTTATAGGTCTGGAAAATTACAAGGCCATGTTTACAGCGGATCCAAAGTTTTGGAAGGTATTTGGCGTGACCATGTACTATGTTCTGTTTTCGGTTCCCCTCCGGCTTCTCATGGCTCTGCTTGTAGCCATGCTGCTTGTAAAAAGCACTAAAATGTCCGGTTTTTACAGGGCTGTTTATTATCTTCCTTCCATCATTGGCTCCAGCGTGGCTGTGGCAATTCTATGGAAGCGGATGTTTGCCAGTGACGGTGTAATAAATGCAATTTTAGGTATATTTGGGCTGCCGTCCGACATTGCATGGCTGGGTAGAGCGGATACCGCTATCTGGACCCTGATTATCCTTGCTGTCTGGCAGTTTGGTTCTTCCATGCTCATATTTTTATCCGGGTTAAAACAGATTCCCGTGAGTCTTTATGAGGCGGCTACCGTAGATGGTGCAAATGGCATTCAGCGTTTCTTTAAGATCACGATTCCAATGCTGACACCAACGATTTTCTTTAACCTGATTAACCAGCTGATCAACGGCTTTATGGCATTTACCCAAAGCTATATTATTACTCAGGGAAAACCAAAGGACAGCACCCTGTTCTATACAGTATACATGTACCAGAATTCCTTTACGTATAATAAACTGGGCTATGGCTGTGCAATGGCATGGTTCATGGTGTTTGTAGTAGGGCTTTTGACCCTGATACTTTTCAAGACACAGAAGAAATGGGTATATTATGAATCAGAAGGGTGA
- a CDS encoding ABC transporter substrate-binding protein, with protein sequence MRKRLLATSLAALIAAASLAGCGSKTEKVDSGTTAAAATEASTAKADEGSKTESGDKVTLNICWWGNQTRNDVTKKAADLYMSKNPNVDIKVEFTDWGGYWDKLSAMAAGGNLPDIIQMDYSYLNQYQKSGQLANLSEFMSSGVIDTSKIPSSIIESGSIDGNCYALSLGSNAPMMVYDKAIVEKAGVTIPEQMTYDELYDISKTIYEKTGVKTAYDGWINMLQMTARANGSHIFDELIEGKEDSTKIHFANVEKFQKAEFSIAPDILVEKNPDNIETKPIVDETTWNDFPYSNQFISLSNAAGRELEVTMNPVLNKDTQNMYLKPSQFFSIAETSKNKEEAAKFIDWFTNSVECNEILLAERGIPVNTEVADAIKPKVDAVAQKVFDYVAKVSEIAVPIDAPDPAGKGEVEALTKSVVEAIRYGDTSADEAAASFVPEAKKILEEAAK encoded by the coding sequence GTGAGAAAGAGATTACTGGCAACATCACTTGCTGCATTAATTGCAGCGGCATCTTTAGCAGGTTGTGGTTCCAAGACAGAAAAAGTGGATTCAGGGACGACAGCGGCTGCTGCAACAGAGGCGTCAACTGCAAAGGCAGATGAAGGCTCAAAGACAGAATCAGGAGATAAGGTAACTTTAAACATTTGCTGGTGGGGCAATCAGACCAGAAATGACGTAACAAAAAAAGCAGCGGATTTATACATGAGTAAAAATCCAAATGTGGATATCAAGGTTGAGTTTACTGACTGGGGTGGTTACTGGGATAAGCTTTCTGCAATGGCAGCAGGCGGTAACTTACCGGATATCATCCAGATGGATTATTCTTACTTAAACCAGTACCAGAAGAGCGGACAGCTGGCTAATTTATCAGAATTCATGTCCTCAGGCGTTATTGATACTTCAAAGATTCCTTCAAGCATCATTGAGAGTGGTTCTATCGATGGAAACTGTTATGCTCTCAGCCTTGGAAGCAACGCTCCTATGATGGTTTATGATAAGGCCATTGTAGAAAAGGCAGGAGTGACCATTCCTGAGCAGATGACCTATGATGAATTATATGACATTTCCAAAACCATATACGAGAAAACAGGGGTAAAGACAGCTTATGACGGCTGGATCAATATGCTGCAGATGACAGCAAGAGCCAATGGTTCTCATATATTCGATGAGTTAATTGAAGGTAAGGAAGATTCTACGAAGATACATTTCGCCAATGTGGAGAAATTCCAAAAGGCAGAATTCTCCATCGCACCGGATATTCTTGTTGAAAAGAACCCGGATAACATTGAAACAAAACCGATTGTAGATGAGACCACATGGAATGACTTCCCATATTCCAATCAGTTTATCAGCCTTTCCAATGCAGCCGGAAGAGAGTTAGAAGTAACGATGAATCCGGTTCTGAACAAAGACACACAGAATATGTATTTAAAGCCAAGCCAGTTCTTCTCCATTGCTGAAACTTCCAAGAACAAAGAGGAAGCTGCAAAGTTTATTGACTGGTTCACCAACAGCGTAGAATGTAATGAAATCCTTTTGGCTGAAAGAGGAATCCCGGTTAATACTGAGGTTGCTGATGCCATTAAACCAAAGGTAGATGCAGTAGCACAGAAAGTATTTGACTATGTCGCAAAGGTTTCTGAGATTGCGGTACCGATTGATGCTCCAGATCCGGCAGGTAAGGGTGAAGTTGAGGCGTTAACCAAGAGCGTAGTAGAAGCAATCCGCTATGGTGATACATCCGCTGATGAAGCGGCAGCCAGCTTTGTACCTGAAGCGAAAAAGATTTTGGAAGAAGCAGCGAAATAG
- a CDS encoding 2'-5' RNA ligase family protein yields MDTRTIMIFPEFHNMDVIHFYRKQYDPLSALVKPHITLVFPFQSNMSNDRLNKHLSDKLMNIKPFEITLNGVTKQPGELGNYLFLNIIEGKEHIHEIHELLYSGLLKEYKKGYPYTPHLTLGNLDSLEKLEMAYLDASKCNETFKAVINTISVEVIGASGESMIISEHRLPE; encoded by the coding sequence TTGGATACCAGAACAATCATGATATTTCCAGAATTTCATAACATGGATGTGATTCATTTCTATAGGAAACAATACGATCCATTATCTGCTCTTGTTAAACCGCATATTACTTTAGTTTTTCCCTTTCAAAGCAATATGAGTAATGATAGATTGAACAAGCACTTAAGCGATAAGCTTATGAATATCAAACCTTTTGAAATTACTCTGAATGGAGTTACAAAGCAGCCTGGTGAATTAGGGAATTATTTGTTTTTAAATATTATAGAAGGAAAGGAACATATTCATGAAATCCATGAACTACTCTATTCCGGTCTATTAAAGGAGTATAAAAAAGGATACCCTTATACTCCTCATTTAACTCTTGGAAATTTAGACTCCTTAGAAAAACTGGAAATGGCCTATTTAGATGCTTCTAAATGCAATGAAACATTTAAAGCTGTAATAAACACAATTTCAGTTGAAGTGATAGGTGCATCGGGAGAGTCAATGATAATAAGCGAGCACAGACTGCCGGAATGA
- a CDS encoding carbohydrate ABC transporter permease produces the protein MKTGYRERRIATTVVYHVFTFLLACVMIYPLVWMVMSSFKNSNEIFRTAAKLLPDKFSLENYRVGWQGFAGYGFSTFFKNSFIIAGLSTVGAVVSSAVIGYGFARIDFKFKNFWFACMLLAMMLPFQIIMIPQYIIFNKMGWVGSYLPIIVPQFFGQGFFIFLNVQFIKGIPIDLDEAARMDGCTIYSIFIRIILPLIKPSLVTSAIFSFMWRWDDFMTALLFLSDPMKYPVSYALKMFSDPTAGSDWGAMFAMATFSLIPIFLIFLTMQKYLVEGIASTGIKG, from the coding sequence ATGAAAACAGGATATAGAGAAAGAAGAATAGCCACCACAGTGGTTTATCATGTGTTCACCTTTTTGCTGGCATGTGTTATGATATATCCCCTTGTGTGGATGGTGATGAGTTCCTTTAAGAACTCCAATGAAATATTCCGGACTGCTGCTAAACTGCTGCCTGATAAATTTTCACTTGAAAACTACCGCGTAGGTTGGCAGGGCTTTGCCGGATATGGTTTCAGCACATTTTTTAAGAACTCTTTTATCATTGCAGGCCTATCCACGGTTGGGGCGGTCGTTTCTTCCGCCGTTATAGGCTATGGATTTGCCCGTATTGATTTTAAATTTAAAAATTTCTGGTTCGCATGTATGCTGCTTGCCATGATGCTTCCGTTCCAGATCATCATGATTCCCCAGTATATCATTTTTAACAAAATGGGCTGGGTGGGAAGCTATCTTCCCATCATTGTACCTCAGTTTTTTGGACAGGGCTTTTTCATTTTCTTAAATGTACAGTTTATAAAGGGAATCCCCATTGATTTAGATGAAGCTGCCAGAATGGATGGATGTACCATATACTCCATTTTCATAAGGATCATCCTTCCTCTTATTAAACCGTCTCTGGTGACTAGCGCCATTTTCTCCTTTATGTGGAGATGGGATGATTTTATGACGGCTCTGCTTTTCTTAAGCGATCCAATGAAATACCCGGTCAGCTATGCATTAAAGATGTTTTCCGACCCAACAGCCGGCTCAGACTGGGGCGCGATGTTTGCAATGGCAACTTTTTCCCTGATTCCTATTTTTCTGATTTTCCTGACCATGCAGAAATATCTGGTGGAAGGAATTGCCTCCACAGGAATCAAGGGTTAA
- a CDS encoding S8 family peptidase, translating into MEKILDNRYYDLIISNAMVPSYNTGDNITTLNDMNSLLHIPKDQMEPCDLGINPYHFFPALYTLESSVSIEKSGIGSVQRTPGLGLIGRGVIVGIVDTGIDYRHPAFKYNDRTTRILSIWDQTQVGSTPPRGFTFGAEYTKELINFALISENPLAIVPTVDTIRHGTAIASIIAGRPNDDYNFSGVVPEADLLVVKLKTAKDNLKKLFFVPDNALCYQESDIILGIRYLVTTAQRLNRPLVICIALGSSQGGHDGRGASTAYLDYLVQLPRIGVTIAAGNEGNNGRHFFNNTQTAPYIDTFQLNVGINDKGFSMEIWPYMPSRLFIEITAPTWESSQIIYPSFSDCKKIVFQSLDSIVWVNNIIFEEETGDQLILVRFQNVVAGIWSIRVGSTENEGFSYHAWLPSGNLISNETFFLNSNPDTTITAQGDAIHPLTVTAYNQLNGNILSESSRGYTRLGLVKPDLGAPGYQLPCALPDFRYGNATGTGAAAAHAAGVAAMSMEWAYNKGNYTSVTGYQVNRLLIRGARRDPENIYPNNIWGYGQLDVANMFRQLTSI; encoded by the coding sequence ATGGAAAAAATACTGGATAATCGGTATTATGATCTTATCATAAGTAATGCCATGGTGCCATCTTATAATACTGGTGATAATATTACCACGCTGAATGATATGAATTCCTTACTGCATATACCAAAGGATCAGATGGAGCCCTGTGATCTTGGGATAAATCCCTATCATTTCTTTCCGGCTCTATATACCCTGGAGTCATCGGTCAGCATTGAGAAATCCGGTATAGGATCTGTTCAGAGGACTCCTGGCCTTGGCCTGATTGGGAGAGGGGTAATTGTTGGCATTGTGGATACTGGTATTGATTACCGCCATCCTGCTTTTAAGTATAATGACAGAACAACCAGAATCCTGTCTATATGGGATCAGACCCAGGTGGGAAGCACACCTCCAAGAGGGTTTACTTTCGGTGCAGAATATACCAAAGAACTGATTAATTTTGCATTAATTTCTGAAAACCCTCTTGCGATTGTTCCCACAGTTGATACCATACGTCACGGAACTGCCATTGCAAGCATTATTGCCGGAAGGCCTAATGATGATTATAACTTCAGCGGTGTTGTTCCTGAAGCGGACCTTTTGGTAGTAAAACTTAAAACGGCTAAGGATAATTTAAAGAAACTGTTCTTTGTTCCGGATAATGCTTTGTGCTATCAGGAATCAGACATCATCCTTGGAATCCGGTATTTGGTTACTACTGCTCAAAGGCTGAACCGGCCTCTAGTCATATGCATTGCCCTTGGAAGCAGTCAGGGAGGGCATGACGGGCGAGGTGCCTCCACCGCTTATCTGGATTATCTGGTACAGCTTCCAAGAATCGGTGTGACCATTGCTGCCGGAAATGAAGGCAATAACGGAAGACATTTTTTTAACAACACTCAGACCGCCCCTTACATAGATACCTTCCAGTTAAACGTAGGAATCAATGATAAGGGATTTTCCATGGAAATCTGGCCTTACATGCCTTCCAGGCTTTTTATAGAGATCACCGCTCCAACCTGGGAGTCCTCACAGATTATTTATCCTTCCTTTTCAGATTGCAAAAAAATTGTATTTCAATCCTTGGACAGCATTGTCTGGGTGAACAATATTATTTTTGAAGAGGAAACCGGAGATCAGCTGATTCTGGTGCGTTTTCAAAATGTAGTTGCCGGAATCTGGAGTATCAGGGTAGGCAGCACTGAAAATGAAGGTTTTTCCTATCATGCCTGGCTGCCCTCCGGTAATCTCATATCAAATGAGACCTTTTTCTTAAACTCCAATCCTGATACAACCATAACCGCCCAGGGAGATGCCATACATCCCCTGACAGTTACGGCCTATAATCAGCTGAATGGAAATATATTGAGTGAATCAAGCAGAGGATATACCAGACTGGGGCTTGTAAAACCTGATTTGGGTGCTCCAGGCTACCAGCTTCCCTGTGCACTTCCTGACTTTCGATATGGAAATGCGACCGGTACCGGAGCTGCGGCTGCCCATGCGGCTGGGGTCGCAGCCATGAGTATGGAATGGGCCTACAATAAGGGAAACTATACTTCCGTTACCGGATATCAGGTCAACCGCTTGTTAATTCGCGGGGCAAGACGGGACCCTGAGAATATTTATCCCAACAATATATGGGGATACGGACAGCTGGATGTGGCAAATATGTTCAGGCAGCTGACATCAATTTAA
- a CDS encoding sensor histidine kinase, protein MKGCTFWFNNLSLYKKILTIFLLALLAVCITFLISIRILTSRYNEELYRTNANSLNHVTTYLESEIQLIQSISYSMIGDPILQDNLVFLAEKPYSNRRAQARQEIYQQLYSYVYRSKYIKTINIILTDGTNICMGSSDEILKFDLRELDKTISDLKGQATWAPGIEPGNDTVCARQILKLKYLNLKKLAGLYITVNMERMIEDGLKSAGSLVENSNFILMSGDKRIYPATAFHDAYCAEIIADGKQQENAYLISTLDNKKEFIITSHVPYVGWDYIYFRDYDPLFYRIQLMSLQIIIFTVFIIFITATYVNLIFRHIFRHLDYLIEKIQKFGSGESLACDVKCYDYENRQDEIGQLHRSFDEMTHSVKVLRDENYDKQLLLRDSTIKMLQQQINPHFLYNTLDTINWMAQKYGAEDISVMVRSLGNLFRASIAGQKDIIPLEDELDVLDNYIRIQEIRFKDRLHFELKTPENITQIFVPKFCIQPLVENALKHAMEDTDEICRIQVIIEEMENDYEIRVSNTGSRFESDLLEKIRHKEIKPQGSGVGLTNIHSRLKLLYGDHYGLKFYNERDMAVVMLSIPKEKEISYVETDDCR, encoded by the coding sequence ATGAAAGGATGTACGTTCTGGTTTAATAACCTGTCTTTATACAAAAAAATACTGACCATTTTTCTGCTTGCCCTGCTGGCAGTTTGTATTACCTTCCTGATCAGCATCAGGATTCTCACCTCCCGCTATAATGAGGAACTGTACCGCACCAATGCCAACTCCTTAAATCATGTGACCACTTATCTGGAATCGGAAATACAGCTGATCCAGAGCATATCATACAGCATGATCGGTGACCCCATCCTTCAGGATAATCTGGTGTTTTTAGCGGAGAAACCTTACAGCAACCGGCGGGCCCAGGCCCGCCAGGAAATTTATCAGCAGCTTTATTCCTATGTTTACCGCAGCAAATATATAAAAACCATTAATATTATCCTGACTGACGGAACGAATATCTGTATGGGAAGCTCTGACGAGATCCTTAAGTTCGACCTAAGGGAGCTTGATAAAACAATCAGCGACTTAAAGGGACAAGCAACCTGGGCTCCTGGCATAGAGCCGGGAAATGATACGGTATGCGCCAGGCAGATATTAAAGCTTAAATACTTAAACTTAAAAAAGCTGGCCGGGCTATACATTACGGTTAACATGGAGCGAATGATTGAGGACGGCTTAAAAAGTGCCGGGAGCCTTGTGGAAAACTCTAATTTCATCCTGATGTCAGGGGATAAGAGGATTTACCCTGCAACTGCCTTTCACGACGCGTACTGCGCGGAAATCATTGCCGACGGCAAACAGCAGGAAAATGCCTATCTCATTTCCACACTGGACAATAAAAAGGAATTTATCATAACCAGTCATGTTCCCTATGTGGGCTGGGATTATATATATTTCAGGGATTATGATCCGCTTTTTTACAGAATTCAACTTATGAGTCTTCAGATCATTATATTTACCGTCTTTATCATATTTATCACCGCAACCTATGTCAACCTGATTTTCCGCCATATCTTCCGCCACCTGGATTATTTGATAGAGAAGATTCAAAAGTTCGGCAGCGGGGAGTCCCTGGCCTGTGATGTGAAATGCTATGATTATGAAAACCGCCAGGACGAAATCGGCCAGCTTCACCGGAGTTTTGATGAAATGACCCACAGCGTAAAGGTCCTGCGGGATGAAAATTATGACAAGCAGCTTCTGCTTAGGGATTCCACTATAAAGATGCTCCAACAGCAGATCAATCCTCACTTTTTATACAATACCCTGGATACGATCAACTGGATGGCGCAGAAATACGGAGCCGAAGATATCTCGGTTATGGTTCGTTCCCTTGGGAATTTATTCCGGGCCTCCATTGCCGGACAAAAAGACATTATCCCCCTTGAAGATGAACTGGACGTGCTGGATAATTACATCCGCATTCAGGAAATTCGTTTTAAGGACAGGCTTCACTTTGAGCTTAAGACCCCGGAGAACATTACCCAAATATTTGTTCCAAAGTTCTGTATTCAGCCCCTGGTTGAAAACGCCTTAAAACACGCCATGGAGGATACGGATGAAATATGCAGGATACAGGTCATCATAGAGGAAATGGAGAACGATTATGAGATCCGGGTATCCAACACCGGTTCCCGGTTTGAATCGGACCTTTTAGAAAAGATCAGGCACAAAGAGATCAAACCCCAAGGCTCCGGTGTGGGCCTGACCAACATTCATTCCCGGTTAAAGCTCCTCTATGGAGATCATTATGGCCTGAAATTTTATAACGAAAGAGACATGGCAGTGGTTATGCTGTCTATTCCTAAGGAAAAGGAGATTTCATATGTTGAGACTGATGATTGTAGATGA